TAATCCAGATCGGGTCGTTGCAAATCACTTGTTTCCCTAAAATTCATGATGCAGCAGAGCCGCATAGTTTCATGGTTTCATGTGGAGAGATCAAAGTTGGCGTGTTTACTGATCTTGGTGCAGTTTGTGAACAGCTTACCCTGCATTTCAAGCAATGTGATGCAGCTTTTCTGGAAGCGAATTATGATGAAGATCTTTTACACAATGGTAATTACCCTTATTACCTCAAAAAAAGGATTAGTGATGGTTTTGGTCACCTGAGCAATAAACAAGCCTTAGAACTGTTTACAACATGCCGCCCGGCTAAGCTGACGCATTTATTGCTTTCACATTTATCAAAAGATAATAACAACCCGGATTTAGTAGAAAATCTGTTTAAAGAACATGCGCAGGATACGATGATCGTTGTTGCACCGCGTGATATGGAAACCCCGGTATTTACTATTGGCGGACCTTCAGGCTCATCTGCCGGAATTTCTCCATTAACTGATTCAGCTCCTCTGGTTCTATATTCTTAAGTGGTATGGCCATAAACGTGGCCATACTATCAATGTCATTACCTTTTGTATCATTATAGGTCTGCACAATAACGTCATCCCCTTTGGTACGTAAAATTAAATTCCCGGATTGTGCTGTCCCTGCATAATCCAAATCCTTGTATTTTAAAAAGTTAAAAGAGAAATATTCTATCTTTCCATTGTTAAAAAAACATTTATAACGACAGAACCCACTGTTAGTAATCCGTAGTTCGTATTTCTTTATACTCCCTCCTTTAGCTTCTTTATTGTAATGATCTTCTAGTTTTTGCTGTACATATATAGCTTCTTCTTCTGTTGGGCCATAGGATGAAAAGGAGAGAAAAACAGCGCATAACAGCGAATAGACACTAATTTTTAAGGAGATTGTAAACTTTTTCATCTCAATTGCTATTTGGGTAAATCAATTTAAATAAAATGTTAAATTTGTGATATGAGTTTTTCTCCACAATCAAAAGTTTGGATCTATCAGAGCGATCGTGAATTCAGTGACCAGGAGGTTAGTGCAATTCAACAACAATTGGACGGTTTTACTGCACAATGGAAAGCCCATGGCCATCAGTTACAGGCAAAAGCAGAAATCAGGTACAATTATTTCATTATTTTCACAGTAGACGAAGCTACCGCTGGTGCTACAGGGTGTTCTATTGATGCCTCAGTACGCATAGTTAAGGGAATTGAAACCGAATATGGAGCCGATTTATTTAATCGCTTTAATATGGCTTACAAAGTTGACGGAAAAGTAATTGTTGTCAATAAGGAAGATTTCGAAACACTGATCAGTATTAAGAACATTACACAGGATTCTATTGTATTTAACAATATGGTTCAGACTTTGGAAGATTTCCAGACGAAATGGGAAGTTCCTTTCAGGGATAGCTGGCATAATAAAGTATTCGCGGATTTACTTTAACCCGCGAATACCTTAAAACCTGCAATGGGCTTACTTAAATTTTATTGGCCCAAGGTTTCTTATATTTTTCATAATCAGATATTGCCTGTGCCTGATATAAAGGGTGGGATGCACAGGAGTCCAGCGTAACGGATTAGGGAAACAGGCGACAATTAATGCTGCTTCTGATCTGTTCAGATTTCTGCATGATTTCCCATAATAACTTTGTGAAGCAGCTTCTGCACCATAAATACCATCGCCCATCTCAATCACATTCAGGTAAACTTCCAATATCCGCTGTTTGCTCCACATCATCTCAATCAGCACCGTAAAGTAAGCTTCAAAACCTTTACGTACCCAGGATCTTCCGGGCCATAAAAACACATTCTTAGCAGTTTGCTGCGAGATCGTACTTCCACCTTTAACTTTGGTGCTATCTCCTTTATTAGCGCTGTATGCCCTGCCAATAGCTTTCATATCGAAACCCCAGTGGTGAACAAACTTCTGGTCTTCACCAGCAATAGCTGCACGTTTGATCTGGTCTGACATTTCACTGAGTTTTACCCAGTCTTTCTCTGTTTTAAAAGTCTTCCCATCAGATTTACGTTCAATATTACGCAAGATCATTAAGGACGTAAAAGGCGGGTTAATAAACCGGTAAGCCAAAACCCAGAGGATCGTACTCAGGAAAAACCATAAAATACATTTCCCTATTAATATTGGTAAATTCCTGAAGTCGAATTTTCTTTTTTTAGTGTTTTTGCCACGTTTTACAGCCATCGCCCAAAGGTAAATAAAAATAGAGATTTGTCATGTCAGTGCATATATTTAAAGCAGTATAAACATTCGGACTATTTACTTGTTTTTTGATTAAAACAATAGAATATGGAAGCGAATAAAGTAAAAAAAATACACGATTATGGTCAAAGTATCTGGCTGGACTTTATTGATCGTGACATCATTAAATCTGGTAAATTAAAAGAACTGATTGAAATTGACGGCGTAAGAGGGTTAACTTCTAACCCGGCCATATTTGAGAAAGCGATTAGCAGCAGTGCTGATTATGATGCTGATATCGCTGAACTATCAAAAGAGAAAATAAGTAACGAAGATATTTTTTACCGTCTTGCAATTAAAGACATCCAGCAGGCAGCAGATTTATTACTTCCGGTATATAATGAAGAAGTAAAAGGTGCGGATGGATATGCGAGCCTGGAGGTTTCTCCACTTTTGGCCCTCGATACTGAAGGTACAATTAAACAAGCCTTACAACTTTGGAAGGAAGTAAACCGTAAAAATGTAATGATCAAGATTCCTGGTACACAGCCAGGATTAGCTGCAATCAAGAAGACTATCTCTGAAGGGCTAAACATCAATGTAACCTTATTATTTGGTCTGGAACGCTACAAACAGGTAACAGACGCCTACCTGGAAGGATTGGAAGAACGTGCAGCAAGAAACGAGAGTATTAAAGATATTGCATCAGTAGCCAGCTTCTTTTTAAGCCGGATAGATGTGCTGGTCGATCCTATCCTGGAAGAAAAACATCTGGGCGAGTTAAAAGGTGAAGTTGCAATTGCTTCGGCAAAAAAAGCATATGAGATTTACCAACAGGTTTTCAGTGGAGAAAGATGGGAAAAACTAGCTGCTCTCGGTGCGAAACCTCAGCGTTTGCTTTGGGCAAGTACAAGTAGTAAAAACCCTGCTTTTAAGGATACTAAATATGTAGAAGCACTGATTGGCCCCGATACAGTAGATACCATTCCTATGGAAACACTGGAAGCTTACCGCGATCACGGTGATCCGGAAAGCCGCCTTGGAATTGATATTGATGGCGCATCTGCTATATTGGCACAATTACGTCATGAAGATATTGATCTCGCCAAACTTACCCAGCAACTGGAAGATGAAGGGATAGAAAAATTCAATGCGCCTTATGAGAAATTATTAAATGCAATTGAAAAGCAAAAACAATTAGCTTAATAACTAGATTTGCGCTTACATTCAGATCATAAAAAATGAAGTTTACAGCATCAAGGCTCTCAGAGGGAAACAAGGTTTTTCCGGCAGAAATTTATTTAGAAGAAAACAGTATTGAAATAAAGGTTCCAGGCTTGTTTAGCGGAGACTCTAAATACCTGAATTACGAAGATATTACTTCGATTGAGGTTGACTCCCCAATGATTGGGTTTGCGACTTTACGCT
The DNA window shown above is from Pedobacter cryoconitis and carries:
- a CDS encoding ABC transporter ATPase, whose translation is MSFSPQSKVWIYQSDREFSDQEVSAIQQQLDGFTAQWKAHGHQLQAKAEIRYNYFIIFTVDEATAGATGCSIDASVRIVKGIETEYGADLFNRFNMAYKVDGKVIVVNKEDFETLISIKNITQDSIVFNNMVQTLEDFQTKWEVPFRDSWHNKVFADLL
- the tal gene encoding transaldolase; this encodes MEANKVKKIHDYGQSIWLDFIDRDIIKSGKLKELIEIDGVRGLTSNPAIFEKAISSSADYDADIAELSKEKISNEDIFYRLAIKDIQQAADLLLPVYNEEVKGADGYASLEVSPLLALDTEGTIKQALQLWKEVNRKNVMIKIPGTQPGLAAIKKTISEGLNINVTLLFGLERYKQVTDAYLEGLEERAARNESIKDIASVASFFLSRIDVLVDPILEEKHLGELKGEVAIASAKKAYEIYQQVFSGERWEKLAALGAKPQRLLWASTSSKNPAFKDTKYVEALIGPDTVDTIPMETLEAYRDHGDPESRLGIDIDGASAILAQLRHEDIDLAKLTQQLEDEGIEKFNAPYEKLLNAIEKQKQLA
- a CDS encoding MBL fold metallo-hydrolase, translating into MGCNPLFITSINSGSNGNCYYVGNAKEAVLIDAGISCRETEKRMLRLGLSMGKVKAIFISHEHGDHIRGLTVMAKKYRIPVYITPGTIGNSKLELPEDLINSFFSHQVIQIGSLQITCFPKIHDAAEPHSFMVSCGEIKVGVFTDLGAVCEQLTLHFKQCDAAFLEANYDEDLLHNGNYPYYLKKRISDGFGHLSNKQALELFTTCRPAKLTHLLLSHLSKDNNNPDLVENLFKEHAQDTMIVVAPRDMETPVFTIGGPSGSSAGISPLTDSAPLVLYS
- the mtgA gene encoding monofunctional biosynthetic peptidoglycan transglycosylase, with amino-acid sequence MAVKRGKNTKKRKFDFRNLPILIGKCILWFFLSTILWVLAYRFINPPFTSLMILRNIERKSDGKTFKTEKDWVKLSEMSDQIKRAAIAGEDQKFVHHWGFDMKAIGRAYSANKGDSTKVKGGSTISQQTAKNVFLWPGRSWVRKGFEAYFTVLIEMMWSKQRILEVYLNVIEMGDGIYGAEAASQSYYGKSCRNLNRSEAALIVACFPNPLRWTPVHPTLYIRHRQYLIMKNIRNLGPIKFK